In the Lepidochelys kempii isolate rLepKem1 chromosome 3, rLepKem1.hap2, whole genome shotgun sequence genome, one interval contains:
- the HSF2 gene encoding heat shock factor protein 2 isoform X2, with protein sequence MRARGPATPASLHPGPTTTTMKQQQQPAAAAAASAGVPAFLSKLWALLGEAPSNQLITWSQNGQSFLVLDEQRFAKEILPKYFKHNNMASFVRQLNMYGFRKVVHVDSGIVKLERDGPVEFQHPYFKQGRDDLLEHIKRKVSSSRPEENKIRQEDLSKIISSAQKVQIKHETIESRLSALKRENESLWREVAELRAKHLQQQQVIRKIVQFIVTLVQNNQLVSLKRKRPLLLNTNGPPKSTMFQQIVKEAADKNHHVPLSRTEGLEQREQISDDIIIYDVTDDIGEEENTMGEEESAPITPETNEDATSDSSNCSHSPDIVIVEDDNEDDNIPVIQGDKNIEPVTISASGPLSPVSDSTSPLMSSAVQLNNQSTLTAEDPVSMMDSILSENGVISQNINLLGKVELLDYLDSIDCSLEDFQAMLSGRQFSIDPDLLVDTKGIETTKSNGPQPASQDTHGSKPKSDKQLIQYTAFPLLAFLDGSPGATVEGGNSTSETMSSLDKSLEVDELLESSLDPEPTQSKLVRLEPLTEAEASEATLFYLCELAPAPMDTDMPFLDN encoded by the exons ATGCGCGCACGCGGCCCGGCCACTCCAGCCTCGCTCCATCCTGGTCCTACCACAACGAcaatgaagcagcagcagcagccggcggcggcggcggccgcgaGCGCGGGTGTCCCGGCCTTCCTGAGCAAACTGTGGGCGCTGCTGGGGGAGGCGCCCAGTAACCAGCTCATCACCTGGAGCCAG AATGGCCAGAGTTTCCTGGTGTTGGATGAACAAAGGTTTGCAAAAGAGATTCTTCCCAAGTACTTCAAGCACAACAACATGGCGAGCTTTGTGAGACAGTTAAATATGT ATGGCTTCCGTAAAGTAGTCCATGTTGACTCTGGCATTGTCAAATTGGAACGGGATGGTCCTGTGGAGTTCCAGCACCCATACTTTAAGCAGGGCCGTGATGATTTGTTGGAGCACATTAAAAGGAAG GTTTCCTCTTCAAGACCCGAAGAAAATAAAATCCGTCAGGAAGACCTGTCCAAAATCATAAGCAGTGCTCAGAAGGTGCAAATTAAACATGAGACCATTGAATCCAGGCTGTCTGCCTTAAAGAG GGAAAATGAATCTCTTTGGAGGGAAGTGGCAGAATTGAGAGCAAAACACTTGCAGCAGCAACAGGTTATTCGAAAG ATTGTACAGTTCATTGTTACTCTGGTGCAGAATAACCAGCTAGTGAGTCTAAAACGCAAACG GCCACTACTTCTGAATACCAATGGACCTCCGAAGTCCACTATGTTTCAGCAGATCGTCAAAGAAGCAGCTGACAAAAACCATCAT GTACCACTCAGCAGAACTGAGGGACTAGAGCAGAGGGAGCAGATTTCAGATGACATCATTATTTATGATGTCACTGATGATATTGGTGAGGAAGAAAATACTATGGGTGAAGAAGAAAGTGCTCCCATTACTCCAGAAACAAATGAGGATGCTACGTCAGACTCTTCCAA TTGTAGTCATTCGCCTGATATTGTAATTGTAGAAGATGATAATGAGGATGACAACATCCCTGTAATTCAGGGGGATAAAAACATCGAACCAGTCACTATCTCAGCCAGTGGTCCCCTCAGTCCTGTCAGTGACAGTACAAGCCCTCTCATGTCTAGTGCTGTTCAACTGAACAACCAGTCAACTCTTACTGCGGAAGACCCTGTCTCAATGATGGATTCCATACTCAGTGAGAATGGAGTAATTTCACAGAACATCAACCTTCTTGGAAA AGTTGAGCTATTGGATTATCTTGACAGTATTGATTGCAGTTTAGAGGACTTCCAAGCCATGCTGTCAGGACGACAGTTCAGCATAGACCCAGATCTTCTGGTTGAT ACAAAAGGAATAGAAACTACAAAGAGTAATGGACCTCAGCCTGCTTCACAAGACACACACGGTTCTAAGCCCAAATCAG ATAAACAGCTCATTCAATATACTGCCTTTCCACTCCTTGCATTCCTTGATGGGAGTCCAGGTGCAACTGTTGAGGGTGGAAACTCCACATCTGAAACCATGTCCTCCCTAGACAAATCCTTAGAAGTGGATGAGCTTCTGGAAAGCAGCCTGGACCCTGAACCAACTCAAAGCAAGTTAGTGCGGCTGGAGCCACTGACTGAGGCAGAAGCAAGTGAAGCCACACTGTTTTATTTATGTGAACTTGCTCCTGCACCCATGGACACAGATATGCCATTCTTGGATAACTAA
- the HSF2 gene encoding heat shock factor protein 2 isoform X1, with amino-acid sequence MRARGPATPASLHPGPTTTTMKQQQQPAAAAAASAGVPAFLSKLWALLGEAPSNQLITWSQNGQSFLVLDEQRFAKEILPKYFKHNNMASFVRQLNMYGFRKVVHVDSGIVKLERDGPVEFQHPYFKQGRDDLLEHIKRKVSSSRPEENKIRQEDLSKIISSAQKVQIKHETIESRLSALKRENESLWREVAELRAKHLQQQQVIRKIVQFIVTLVQNNQLVSLKRKRPLLLNTNGPPKSTMFQQIVKEAADKNHHVPLSRTEGLEQREQISDDIIIYDVTDDIGEEENTMGEEESAPITPETNEDATSDSSNCSHSPDIVIVEDDNEDDNIPVIQGDKNIEPVTISASGPLSPVSDSTSPLMSSAVQLNNQSTLTAEDPVSMMDSILSENGVISQNINLLGKVELLDYLDSIDCSLEDFQAMLSGRQFSIDPDLLVDLFTSSVQMNPTDHISNTKTKGIETTKSNGPQPASQDTHGSKPKSDKQLIQYTAFPLLAFLDGSPGATVEGGNSTSETMSSLDKSLEVDELLESSLDPEPTQSKLVRLEPLTEAEASEATLFYLCELAPAPMDTDMPFLDN; translated from the exons ATGCGCGCACGCGGCCCGGCCACTCCAGCCTCGCTCCATCCTGGTCCTACCACAACGAcaatgaagcagcagcagcagccggcggcggcggcggccgcgaGCGCGGGTGTCCCGGCCTTCCTGAGCAAACTGTGGGCGCTGCTGGGGGAGGCGCCCAGTAACCAGCTCATCACCTGGAGCCAG AATGGCCAGAGTTTCCTGGTGTTGGATGAACAAAGGTTTGCAAAAGAGATTCTTCCCAAGTACTTCAAGCACAACAACATGGCGAGCTTTGTGAGACAGTTAAATATGT ATGGCTTCCGTAAAGTAGTCCATGTTGACTCTGGCATTGTCAAATTGGAACGGGATGGTCCTGTGGAGTTCCAGCACCCATACTTTAAGCAGGGCCGTGATGATTTGTTGGAGCACATTAAAAGGAAG GTTTCCTCTTCAAGACCCGAAGAAAATAAAATCCGTCAGGAAGACCTGTCCAAAATCATAAGCAGTGCTCAGAAGGTGCAAATTAAACATGAGACCATTGAATCCAGGCTGTCTGCCTTAAAGAG GGAAAATGAATCTCTTTGGAGGGAAGTGGCAGAATTGAGAGCAAAACACTTGCAGCAGCAACAGGTTATTCGAAAG ATTGTACAGTTCATTGTTACTCTGGTGCAGAATAACCAGCTAGTGAGTCTAAAACGCAAACG GCCACTACTTCTGAATACCAATGGACCTCCGAAGTCCACTATGTTTCAGCAGATCGTCAAAGAAGCAGCTGACAAAAACCATCAT GTACCACTCAGCAGAACTGAGGGACTAGAGCAGAGGGAGCAGATTTCAGATGACATCATTATTTATGATGTCACTGATGATATTGGTGAGGAAGAAAATACTATGGGTGAAGAAGAAAGTGCTCCCATTACTCCAGAAACAAATGAGGATGCTACGTCAGACTCTTCCAA TTGTAGTCATTCGCCTGATATTGTAATTGTAGAAGATGATAATGAGGATGACAACATCCCTGTAATTCAGGGGGATAAAAACATCGAACCAGTCACTATCTCAGCCAGTGGTCCCCTCAGTCCTGTCAGTGACAGTACAAGCCCTCTCATGTCTAGTGCTGTTCAACTGAACAACCAGTCAACTCTTACTGCGGAAGACCCTGTCTCAATGATGGATTCCATACTCAGTGAGAATGGAGTAATTTCACAGAACATCAACCTTCTTGGAAA AGTTGAGCTATTGGATTATCTTGACAGTATTGATTGCAGTTTAGAGGACTTCCAAGCCATGCTGTCAGGACGACAGTTCAGCATAGACCCAGATCTTCTGGTTGAT CTTTTTACAAGCTCCGTGCAGATGAATCCCACAGATCACATCAGTAATACAAAA ACAAAAGGAATAGAAACTACAAAGAGTAATGGACCTCAGCCTGCTTCACAAGACACACACGGTTCTAAGCCCAAATCAG ATAAACAGCTCATTCAATATACTGCCTTTCCACTCCTTGCATTCCTTGATGGGAGTCCAGGTGCAACTGTTGAGGGTGGAAACTCCACATCTGAAACCATGTCCTCCCTAGACAAATCCTTAGAAGTGGATGAGCTTCTGGAAAGCAGCCTGGACCCTGAACCAACTCAAAGCAAGTTAGTGCGGCTGGAGCCACTGACTGAGGCAGAAGCAAGTGAAGCCACACTGTTTTATTTATGTGAACTTGCTCCTGCACCCATGGACACAGATATGCCATTCTTGGATAACTAA
- the HSF2 gene encoding heat shock factor protein 2 isoform X3, whose protein sequence is MLSQNGQSFLVLDEQRFAKEILPKYFKHNNMASFVRQLNMYGFRKVVHVDSGIVKLERDGPVEFQHPYFKQGRDDLLEHIKRKVSSSRPEENKIRQEDLSKIISSAQKVQIKHETIESRLSALKRENESLWREVAELRAKHLQQQQVIRKIVQFIVTLVQNNQLVSLKRKRPLLLNTNGPPKSTMFQQIVKEAADKNHHVPLSRTEGLEQREQISDDIIIYDVTDDIGEEENTMGEEESAPITPETNEDATSDSSNCSHSPDIVIVEDDNEDDNIPVIQGDKNIEPVTISASGPLSPVSDSTSPLMSSAVQLNNQSTLTAEDPVSMMDSILSENGVISQNINLLGKVELLDYLDSIDCSLEDFQAMLSGRQFSIDPDLLVDLFTSSVQMNPTDHISNTKTKGIETTKSNGPQPASQDTHGSKPKSDKQLIQYTAFPLLAFLDGSPGATVEGGNSTSETMSSLDKSLEVDELLESSLDPEPTQSKLVRLEPLTEAEASEATLFYLCELAPAPMDTDMPFLDN, encoded by the exons ATGTTATCCCAG AATGGCCAGAGTTTCCTGGTGTTGGATGAACAAAGGTTTGCAAAAGAGATTCTTCCCAAGTACTTCAAGCACAACAACATGGCGAGCTTTGTGAGACAGTTAAATATGT ATGGCTTCCGTAAAGTAGTCCATGTTGACTCTGGCATTGTCAAATTGGAACGGGATGGTCCTGTGGAGTTCCAGCACCCATACTTTAAGCAGGGCCGTGATGATTTGTTGGAGCACATTAAAAGGAAG GTTTCCTCTTCAAGACCCGAAGAAAATAAAATCCGTCAGGAAGACCTGTCCAAAATCATAAGCAGTGCTCAGAAGGTGCAAATTAAACATGAGACCATTGAATCCAGGCTGTCTGCCTTAAAGAG GGAAAATGAATCTCTTTGGAGGGAAGTGGCAGAATTGAGAGCAAAACACTTGCAGCAGCAACAGGTTATTCGAAAG ATTGTACAGTTCATTGTTACTCTGGTGCAGAATAACCAGCTAGTGAGTCTAAAACGCAAACG GCCACTACTTCTGAATACCAATGGACCTCCGAAGTCCACTATGTTTCAGCAGATCGTCAAAGAAGCAGCTGACAAAAACCATCAT GTACCACTCAGCAGAACTGAGGGACTAGAGCAGAGGGAGCAGATTTCAGATGACATCATTATTTATGATGTCACTGATGATATTGGTGAGGAAGAAAATACTATGGGTGAAGAAGAAAGTGCTCCCATTACTCCAGAAACAAATGAGGATGCTACGTCAGACTCTTCCAA TTGTAGTCATTCGCCTGATATTGTAATTGTAGAAGATGATAATGAGGATGACAACATCCCTGTAATTCAGGGGGATAAAAACATCGAACCAGTCACTATCTCAGCCAGTGGTCCCCTCAGTCCTGTCAGTGACAGTACAAGCCCTCTCATGTCTAGTGCTGTTCAACTGAACAACCAGTCAACTCTTACTGCGGAAGACCCTGTCTCAATGATGGATTCCATACTCAGTGAGAATGGAGTAATTTCACAGAACATCAACCTTCTTGGAAA AGTTGAGCTATTGGATTATCTTGACAGTATTGATTGCAGTTTAGAGGACTTCCAAGCCATGCTGTCAGGACGACAGTTCAGCATAGACCCAGATCTTCTGGTTGAT CTTTTTACAAGCTCCGTGCAGATGAATCCCACAGATCACATCAGTAATACAAAA ACAAAAGGAATAGAAACTACAAAGAGTAATGGACCTCAGCCTGCTTCACAAGACACACACGGTTCTAAGCCCAAATCAG ATAAACAGCTCATTCAATATACTGCCTTTCCACTCCTTGCATTCCTTGATGGGAGTCCAGGTGCAACTGTTGAGGGTGGAAACTCCACATCTGAAACCATGTCCTCCCTAGACAAATCCTTAGAAGTGGATGAGCTTCTGGAAAGCAGCCTGGACCCTGAACCAACTCAAAGCAAGTTAGTGCGGCTGGAGCCACTGACTGAGGCAGAAGCAAGTGAAGCCACACTGTTTTATTTATGTGAACTTGCTCCTGCACCCATGGACACAGATATGCCATTCTTGGATAACTAA
- the HSF2 gene encoding heat shock factor protein 2 isoform X4, with product MASFVRQLNMYGFRKVVHVDSGIVKLERDGPVEFQHPYFKQGRDDLLEHIKRKVSSSRPEENKIRQEDLSKIISSAQKVQIKHETIESRLSALKRENESLWREVAELRAKHLQQQQVIRKIVQFIVTLVQNNQLVSLKRKRPLLLNTNGPPKSTMFQQIVKEAADKNHHVPLSRTEGLEQREQISDDIIIYDVTDDIGEEENTMGEEESAPITPETNEDATSDSSNCSHSPDIVIVEDDNEDDNIPVIQGDKNIEPVTISASGPLSPVSDSTSPLMSSAVQLNNQSTLTAEDPVSMMDSILSENGVISQNINLLGKVELLDYLDSIDCSLEDFQAMLSGRQFSIDPDLLVDLFTSSVQMNPTDHISNTKTKGIETTKSNGPQPASQDTHGSKPKSDKQLIQYTAFPLLAFLDGSPGATVEGGNSTSETMSSLDKSLEVDELLESSLDPEPTQSKLVRLEPLTEAEASEATLFYLCELAPAPMDTDMPFLDN from the exons ATGGCGAGCTTTGTGAGACAGTTAAATATGT ATGGCTTCCGTAAAGTAGTCCATGTTGACTCTGGCATTGTCAAATTGGAACGGGATGGTCCTGTGGAGTTCCAGCACCCATACTTTAAGCAGGGCCGTGATGATTTGTTGGAGCACATTAAAAGGAAG GTTTCCTCTTCAAGACCCGAAGAAAATAAAATCCGTCAGGAAGACCTGTCCAAAATCATAAGCAGTGCTCAGAAGGTGCAAATTAAACATGAGACCATTGAATCCAGGCTGTCTGCCTTAAAGAG GGAAAATGAATCTCTTTGGAGGGAAGTGGCAGAATTGAGAGCAAAACACTTGCAGCAGCAACAGGTTATTCGAAAG ATTGTACAGTTCATTGTTACTCTGGTGCAGAATAACCAGCTAGTGAGTCTAAAACGCAAACG GCCACTACTTCTGAATACCAATGGACCTCCGAAGTCCACTATGTTTCAGCAGATCGTCAAAGAAGCAGCTGACAAAAACCATCAT GTACCACTCAGCAGAACTGAGGGACTAGAGCAGAGGGAGCAGATTTCAGATGACATCATTATTTATGATGTCACTGATGATATTGGTGAGGAAGAAAATACTATGGGTGAAGAAGAAAGTGCTCCCATTACTCCAGAAACAAATGAGGATGCTACGTCAGACTCTTCCAA TTGTAGTCATTCGCCTGATATTGTAATTGTAGAAGATGATAATGAGGATGACAACATCCCTGTAATTCAGGGGGATAAAAACATCGAACCAGTCACTATCTCAGCCAGTGGTCCCCTCAGTCCTGTCAGTGACAGTACAAGCCCTCTCATGTCTAGTGCTGTTCAACTGAACAACCAGTCAACTCTTACTGCGGAAGACCCTGTCTCAATGATGGATTCCATACTCAGTGAGAATGGAGTAATTTCACAGAACATCAACCTTCTTGGAAA AGTTGAGCTATTGGATTATCTTGACAGTATTGATTGCAGTTTAGAGGACTTCCAAGCCATGCTGTCAGGACGACAGTTCAGCATAGACCCAGATCTTCTGGTTGAT CTTTTTACAAGCTCCGTGCAGATGAATCCCACAGATCACATCAGTAATACAAAA ACAAAAGGAATAGAAACTACAAAGAGTAATGGACCTCAGCCTGCTTCACAAGACACACACGGTTCTAAGCCCAAATCAG ATAAACAGCTCATTCAATATACTGCCTTTCCACTCCTTGCATTCCTTGATGGGAGTCCAGGTGCAACTGTTGAGGGTGGAAACTCCACATCTGAAACCATGTCCTCCCTAGACAAATCCTTAGAAGTGGATGAGCTTCTGGAAAGCAGCCTGGACCCTGAACCAACTCAAAGCAAGTTAGTGCGGCTGGAGCCACTGACTGAGGCAGAAGCAAGTGAAGCCACACTGTTTTATTTATGTGAACTTGCTCCTGCACCCATGGACACAGATATGCCATTCTTGGATAACTAA
- the HSF2 gene encoding heat shock factor protein 2 isoform X5, whose amino-acid sequence MLSEVLKAQHCDAKTTEPATPKKKINFLLVVFESDNENEHALVCTALGCYLAEPVISMDAHPLESWLKENESLWREVAELRAKHLQQQQVIRKIVQFIVTLVQNNQLVSLKRKRPLLLNTNGPPKSTMFQQIVKEAADKNHHVPLSRTEGLEQREQISDDIIIYDVTDDIGEEENTMGEEESAPITPETNEDATSDSSNCSHSPDIVIVEDDNEDDNIPVIQGDKNIEPVTISASGPLSPVSDSTSPLMSSAVQLNNQSTLTAEDPVSMMDSILSENGVISQNINLLGKVELLDYLDSIDCSLEDFQAMLSGRQFSIDPDLLVDLFTSSVQMNPTDHISNTKTKGIETTKSNGPQPASQDTHGSKPKSDKQLIQYTAFPLLAFLDGSPGATVEGGNSTSETMSSLDKSLEVDELLESSLDPEPTQSKLVRLEPLTEAEASEATLFYLCELAPAPMDTDMPFLDN is encoded by the exons atgctttcagaagtcttaaaagcaCAACACTGTGatgcgaaaactacagaacccgcaacaccaaaaaagaaaatcaactttctgctggtggtatttgagtctgataatgaaaatgaacatgcgttggtctgcactgctttgggttgttatctagcagaacccgtcatcagcatggacgcacaTCCTCTGGAATcatggttgaa GGAAAATGAATCTCTTTGGAGGGAAGTGGCAGAATTGAGAGCAAAACACTTGCAGCAGCAACAGGTTATTCGAAAG ATTGTACAGTTCATTGTTACTCTGGTGCAGAATAACCAGCTAGTGAGTCTAAAACGCAAACG GCCACTACTTCTGAATACCAATGGACCTCCGAAGTCCACTATGTTTCAGCAGATCGTCAAAGAAGCAGCTGACAAAAACCATCAT GTACCACTCAGCAGAACTGAGGGACTAGAGCAGAGGGAGCAGATTTCAGATGACATCATTATTTATGATGTCACTGATGATATTGGTGAGGAAGAAAATACTATGGGTGAAGAAGAAAGTGCTCCCATTACTCCAGAAACAAATGAGGATGCTACGTCAGACTCTTCCAA TTGTAGTCATTCGCCTGATATTGTAATTGTAGAAGATGATAATGAGGATGACAACATCCCTGTAATTCAGGGGGATAAAAACATCGAACCAGTCACTATCTCAGCCAGTGGTCCCCTCAGTCCTGTCAGTGACAGTACAAGCCCTCTCATGTCTAGTGCTGTTCAACTGAACAACCAGTCAACTCTTACTGCGGAAGACCCTGTCTCAATGATGGATTCCATACTCAGTGAGAATGGAGTAATTTCACAGAACATCAACCTTCTTGGAAA AGTTGAGCTATTGGATTATCTTGACAGTATTGATTGCAGTTTAGAGGACTTCCAAGCCATGCTGTCAGGACGACAGTTCAGCATAGACCCAGATCTTCTGGTTGAT CTTTTTACAAGCTCCGTGCAGATGAATCCCACAGATCACATCAGTAATACAAAA ACAAAAGGAATAGAAACTACAAAGAGTAATGGACCTCAGCCTGCTTCACAAGACACACACGGTTCTAAGCCCAAATCAG ATAAACAGCTCATTCAATATACTGCCTTTCCACTCCTTGCATTCCTTGATGGGAGTCCAGGTGCAACTGTTGAGGGTGGAAACTCCACATCTGAAACCATGTCCTCCCTAGACAAATCCTTAGAAGTGGATGAGCTTCTGGAAAGCAGCCTGGACCCTGAACCAACTCAAAGCAAGTTAGTGCGGCTGGAGCCACTGACTGAGGCAGAAGCAAGTGAAGCCACACTGTTTTATTTATGTGAACTTGCTCCTGCACCCATGGACACAGATATGCCATTCTTGGATAACTAA